The Rhizoctonia solani chromosome 1, complete sequence sequence TCCTCATACACAATACGATTGCTAATATGTACTGCTAATCATGAATCACGGGATCTATAGTTTGGCCGAAGAATCCAAATGGTACAGAACCTAGCTTCAGGAACTCACTTAAAAGTAAATTGTTTCATTCATAACTACTATTGGCTCTGAGCCCACGTCCATGACCGAAACCTTTATTATGTGGCAAGATGTCTTAATTTTTGACATTTATCTTTTTGTGCACGGAACTCGGTAAAGAAGCGCCGGTGGTCATGACCCACGGTGATTCCGAGGTGAGAAACTCTCCGGGCTTTGATTTGTAAATGCTATTGGTGTCAAATAGTTAACGGAGGCCGAAAGATCCGAGGCAAACCTAAATCTCGATGGGCCGTGGGTCATTGGGATTGCAATTGGAGTGACGAAATAAATTATGCGTTCGTCAAACCCAATAACGCAGCGAACAAGTTTATTACTCATGTTAAGACTTCTACAATTACTTAGCCTAAGCGCGCTCGTGACGTGAAACGATATGGGTAAGTGTAAATGCTATGTGTGGACGAGAGAACCATGTACAGTACATAAGAAAACACTGACAACGATGGGAGACATGCTGGGGAAGGTGGGGGACCCCGGCTGTGGGTGAAGGCTCGCGGGTGGGTGGTCCGAACTGTTCCTCAAGAGCGGTGTGGAGGGTGGGGCAAAACATGAATATGTATCCGTGATATACTAATGGTAACGGGAGCATGATCGAGACCGCGAAGCGGGCGAGAGGAAGTGGAACATGATGGAGGGGAGACGGAGCCGACAGTCGGCAAAACACGTGACTCACGACAGAAACAACGGCGAAGTCCTACGCGGGCTACGTTGCATAACGCTCTAGCCGATATGATGATTCGGTGTATCAAGCAAATGTTTCTCTGTAATTTGGTATATAATTCCTAACTCAGTTATCTCTTGAAGACATTACCTCCGTAGTGACCACCTCATTTTAGCTAAATATAGCTTATTGTCACTTCCAATAGATCGCCTCTTAAGCCAAACACTGGGTGATAATCTGCCCTCAATAGAATTCTCAGATTTTAGCCTAGAGTTGCAAGACCTCACCAAGAATGGCCTCTGACTCCGCACCTTAATAGATATTCACAGAGGAAATTATACCGAAAATGGCAACTGTTTATAGCGAAAAAACTTTCAAGAAATAGGTAAAACATGAACTGGATTCATTATACGTAAAAAAACGATAATAAATATCGACAAAAATAGTGGTATAAAGGGCCGCTGCACATAAATCATCTTCAAAAGTCCATATACACGCCCTGATATGACATGACTTGGCTCATGAGCTTATTCCAAGCCTGCAGTCACATAGTTAGTCGAAGTGATCGAGGTTTCAGACGTAGGATCCACGCCGATGGCTATTCGAGATCTGTTAGTCCCAGAATTATTTCGTTTGTGTATGAACATACTGATGTAAGCCAGGATACCATCGGTTTCAGTTTCGCCCAGTAACTCAGTTCTGGGCACAGTAAAAGGTGAGTGAGTACATGCGCCAGCAAGAAAGTCAGAGCACTCACGATGCGTATGCATTGTAACCATCTGCATTCTCACTATCCAATATGCTATCCTCGTCGTTGTACGTGCGAGTTTCGCTAGTATTGGCATAAACGCCCTGAGAAAGAATCTTATCGTTCAGATCGTCGTCGAAGAACAGTTGGCCAATATGTCGGACGTTGCCAGCATGGCTGATGATCGAGCCGTTAGTAGCGACCGAGTAGTTGGTGTGAATCATGGTATGGATGTGGACCGTGCGTCCGGTATCTGTAATTTCGTCAGGCCCAATACTGGGTTCTTTCGAAAGGAATACACTCACAAAATCCAGGGTAAGTAGTGAGGAACTCGACCATGCCTTCTGAATTGGTAGCATATCCGCCCCGCAAGAAAGATTCTGGAGATATATTTAGATAAGAAACATATAGGTTTGCGAGCACTACACACCTTGATCAGTCATACTGGTCGATCACCCTCCAGCGCCGCCAGTAGGAGCAGCAGGTATCGACTCGGTTCCAGTCGGGGCGGTTGCGTTTCCAGAAGGCACAGTCATGTTTCCGCTGGGAGCTGTACCATTACCACCTCCGCCTCCAGTGTTAGCCGCAGTAAATCCAGAGTAATGGCCGGTTGACTATGGGTGTCACGTTAGTGGAGCACGATGAACGATGATAGTTCAGGCGTACATTGCAGTGCCAGATTTCAACAAGGGCCTGTTCAAGGGGTGTGCACGTGGTAACATCCATAACACCGATATCAAGGATGAGTTCAACACCTGCTTGGTCCTCACGAATATCTTGACGCAGGAGCTCGTTGTTTACATAATACGGTCCCTCGGTAACCTCCGGGGTGGTCACGCATGTAGACTATTTCGTTGTTAGCTATCAGCACAAATCACTGAGGACTCGAGCTCACGTTTTGGATAGTAGAATACGTCGGAGCATCAGCGCTGGATGTCGGAGTGGCCACCGACGAAGTACTAGTTGTCGAAATGGCTGTCGCGATAACAGTAGACTCAAGCTCAGTAATAGTTGCAGAAGCAGAGACAGAGTTGGGTGCACTGGTTGGAAAAATCCCGCCAGAGAAAGAACGGGAGATGGAGTTCGGACCGCCCTGTCCTTGACCGGGATTTTGGGTTTGACCCGGGCCTTGCTGGCCGGGCTGTCCTTGATATCCGCCTGATTGACCCTGCTGAGGCAGCTGCCGACGGAAATGACGACCGTTGAGGACCGGATCAACGCTGCGCCTGGCTAGAGCCCTCTTTGCCTTTCAGGGAGAGTTAGTATCACCGGATGCTCAATTGACCCTAAATTCACATGCCTTTCGCTTAGCATTGAACTCGGCAATTTGCGAGGCGCAGCTACGAGCAACAAtgtggcgcttatttgcctCGAGTTGACGGCGATGGAGTTCAGCACGAGGAAGAGTATGATCTTCACCCGGGTGTCCTAAAAATACGAGTCGTAAATTCTCCAACTTCATCTATGGGTCCATATCAATGCACATACCTGATGCGATATTGGCAACTGCTGCAAGGCTGAGTATCATAGCGCTCAAGGTTTTCGGTAACATGATGGCTAAGCGAGTGCAGAAAAAATGGAAGTGCAAAGATGTCGGTTTATAGCGTTGTTTGCGTGGCCCTTTTGTATGCATTCGCCTAGTTGCCTCGAGAACTAATACCCGCTCCGCAGCGAAATGTGCGTGCCATTAATCTTGAAGTCTTGTCACATCAACCAATATTCGACGGCCTATTTAGCGAGAAGCAATAGGAGGACTGCGCCTCTGCTGCGTGCTATGCTGGTATAGGTTTCATTCCAACTCGCAACTACCAATCAAAGAAGCTGGGTATGCAAGCGAGCCAAAGCGCCAAGTGAGCGACGGAAATAACGTTACCAAGGAAATGAAATAGAACTTTGATAAAAATTTTGGCCGACTGCGCTTCGGTACATTTTTTTCGGGCCCGCAGCAGGAACGGGCTCTTGGACCGGTAGAATGACGAAAGCAAAGTTAAGACGATATCTTCATGGGATTAGTGGTTTTAACATGTGCTAGCAATCGCCTAGTACCTCGTCCTGGGTTACGATCAGCCGGCAGTAAATGTGATTGTCTGGATTCGAGCCATTTATTTCCGCAGTTGACTGACACCTTCTGAAGGCCAACATAGAGTTAGGAACTGGACCGTGGTAGTTGTCAGGTCGGAGCGCCGAGCGCCTAATGGCAAGTTGGTAGACCCTGTTGGAAATGAACTGAAGCTACCGGAGACAATTGATCCGCGACATAGGGTATGCTTATACAAACTAAACCATTACATGTGCTTACTCCATCACTTCTCAATAACTCGACTTTATCGAGGGACCGCATATCTTGTTACACGTCACTGGGGCATTGAAAAATCATGAAGAGACTTGGACTGGGATGCTCGACGACTGATGCTTTGCCAGACCATCCCTCCAAGGCGAACTGTGAGCCAACCCCCTTTCCTTACGGAATATCTCCTACCACATTCTGCTGGATCATCGTATCATTGGCTCCTTCAGTGACAATTCTTGTTACACTACCCGATACACATATTACACCCTTTGGTTGTAGGTAGAGGTCATTATGGTCAAGTTACGGAGACCCCGACGTCCTTGTATACTCACAGGGTCATCTAAACTTGCTGAGCAATATTCAATCCGATGGACAATGTTATTTTTGGTCTGCGTTCACTGATCCTATGATCACTCGATCGAGGTTTAGTGCCACACATGATAAGTGGCCCGAGTTTGAGCCGATATCACTATCCAAGCCATGTGAGTGTCTCCGTCGTTTTCGCACCCAAATGACTTAGATTGTATTTCAGCAGACCAGTCTCAGAA is a genomic window containing:
- a CDS encoding intradiol ring-cleavage dioxygenase, translating into MLPKTLSAMILSLAAVANIASGHPGEDHTLPRAELHRRQLEANKRHIVARSCASQIAEFNAKRKACEFRAKRALARRSVDPVLNGRHFRRQLPQQGQSGGYQGQPGQQGPGQTQNPGQGQGGPNSISRSFSGGIFPTSAPNSVSASATITELESTVIATAISTTSTSSVATPTSSADAPTYSTIQNSTCVTTPEVTEGPYYVNNELLRQDIREDQAGVELILDIGVMDVTTCTPLEQALVEIWHCNSTGHYSGFTAANTGGGGGNGTAPSGNMTVPSGNATAPTGTESIPAAPTGGAGGCVVLANLYVSYLNISPESFLRGGYATNSEGMVEFLTTYPGFYTGRTVHIHTMIHTNYSVATNGSIISHAGNVRHIGQLFFDDDLNDKILSQGVYANTSETRTYNDEDSILDSENADGYNAYASTELLGETETDGILAYITIGVDPTSETSITSTNYVTAGLE